The following is a genomic window from Pseudomonadota bacterium.
CGCGCGGCACGTGCTGCCAGGCTGGGTCGCACGCCTGAGTGCACGGAGTGGACTCGCTGCCGCGCGCGTCAGCGTGCGAAACCAGCGATCACGGTGGGGCAGTTACTCCAGTCGTGGCACCGTGAGCTTGAACTGGCGCCTGGTGTTGCTCACGCCGGAGATGGTCGACTACGTGGTCCTGCACGAACTGGCGCACAGCCGGCACATGAACCACTCGGCTGCGTTCTGGCGGGTGTTGGAGTCGGTGTGTCCTGACGCACGCGAGCGAGACCGCGCCTTCGACCGTGACGCCGCGCGGTTGGTGCCCGCCTGGGCACGCTACCGCGGCGGTTGAGATGGGTTGCTCAATTCA
Proteins encoded in this region:
- a CDS encoding M48 family metallopeptidase; protein product: MTCARELRRSYDGWIYALRRSSRARRLRLQYCPDTGLSLVVPERVTVAEAEAFLRSQRDWIARCHAVDPNGLDRPRHAPACPDRVDLPATGETVAAPQPPDALGLQARVHEHARHVLPGWVARLSARSGLAAARVSVRNQRSRWGSYSSRGTVSLNWRLVLLTPEMVDYVVLHELAHSRHMNHSAAFWRVLESVCPDARERDRAFDRDAARLVPAWARYRGG